A region of Salvelinus namaycush isolate Seneca chromosome 9, SaNama_1.0, whole genome shotgun sequence DNA encodes the following proteins:
- the LOC120053789 gene encoding basic proline-rich protein-like — translation MSLLKDPWHSSGSLEQNPFHHTPSPYLPAPGHTSQPPAPGHTLQPQAPGHTFQPTCHTFQPTGHTFRPTAHTLQSPSPYPPAPSPYPPAPQPIPSSPPAHTLQPPGHTLQSPSPYPPAPRPYPPVPQPIPSSPPAHTLQSPSPYPPVPQPIPSSPPAHTLQSPRPYPPVPRPYPPVPQPIPSSPPAHTLQPPGHTLQSPSPYPPVPQPIPSSPPAHTLQSPSPYPPVPRPYPPVPQPIPSSPPAHTLQSPSPYPPAPRPYPPVPQPIPSSPQAIPSSPPAHTLQPPSPYPPVPQPIPSSPQPIPSSPPAHTLQSPSPYPPVPQPIPSSPPGHTLQSPGHTLQSPSPYPPVPQPIPSSPQAIPSSPPGHTLQSPSPYPPVPQAIPSSPPAHTLQSPSPYPPVPQPIPSSPPADTLQSPSPYPPVPQPIPSSPPAHTLQSPRPYPPVPQAIPSSPPAHTLQSPSPYPPVPQPIPSSPPGHTLQSPSPYPPVPQPIPSSPLAHTLQSPGHTLQSPRPYPPVPQPIPSSPQAIPSSPPAHTLQSPRPYPPVPQPIPSSPPGHTLQPPAHTLQSPSPYPPVPQAIPSSPPGHTLQPPAHTLQSPRPYPPVPQAIPSSPQPIPSSPPAHTLQSPRPYPPVPQPIPSSPPGHTLQSPSPYPPVPQAIPSSPPAHTLQSPRPYPPAPSPYPPVPSPYPPVPQPIPSSPPGHTLQSPSPYPPVPQPIPSSPPAHTLQSPRPYPPVPQAIPSSPPAHTLQSPRPYPPVPQAIPSSPPGHTLQSPRPYPPVPQPIPSSPPGHTLQSPRPYPPVPSPYPPVPQPIPSSPPGHTLQSPSPYPPVPQPIPSSPPGHTLQSPRPYPPVPQPIPSSPPGHTLQSPRPYPPITITF, via the coding sequence ATGTCTCTTTTGAAAGACCCATGGCATTCTTCAGGCTCACTTGAGCAGAACCCCTTCCACCACACCCCTAGCCCATACCTCCCAGCCCCAGGCCATACCTCCCAGCCCCCAGCCCCAGGCCATACCCTTCAGCCCCAAGCACCAGGCCATACCTTCCAGCCCACATGCCATACCTTCCAGCCCACAGGCCATACTTTCAGGCCCACAGCCCATACCCTCCAGTCCCCCAGCCCATACCCTCCAGCCCCCAGCCCATACCCTCCAGCCCCCCAGCCCATACCCTCCAGTCCCCCAGCCCATACCCTCCAGCCCCCAGGCCATACCCTCCAGTCCCCCAGCCCATACCCTCCAGCCCCCAGGCCATACCCTCCAGTCCCCCAGCCCATACCCTCCAGCCCCCCAGCCCATACCCTCCAGTCCCCCAGCCCATACCCTCCAGTCCCCCAGCCCATACCCTCCAGTCCCCCAGCCCATACCCTCCAGTCCCCCAGGCCATACCCTCCAGTCCCCAGGCCATACCCTCCAGTCCCCCAGCCCATACCCTCCAGTCCCCCAGCCCATACCCTCCAGCCCCCAGGCCATACCCTCCAGTCCCCCAGCCCATACCCTCCAGTCCCCCAGCCCATACCCTCCAGTCCCCCAGCCCATACCCTCCAGTCCCCCAGCCCATACCCTCCAGTCCCCAGGCCATACCCTCCAGTCCCCCAGCCCATACCCTCCAGCCCCCCAGCCCATACCCTCCAGTCCCCCAGCCCATACCCTCCAGCCCCCAGGCCATACCCTCCAGTCCCCCAGCCCATACCCTCCAGCCCCCAGGCCATACCCTCCAGTCCCCCAGCCCATACCCTCCAGCCCCCCAGCCCATACCCTCCAGTCCCCCAGCCCATACCCTCCAGCCCCCAGCCCATACCCTCCAGTCCCCCAGCCCATACCCTCCAGTCCCCCAGCCCATACCCTCCAGTCCCCCAGCCCATACCCTCCAGTCCCCCAGGCCATACCCTCCAGTCCCCAGGCCATACCCTCCAGTCCCCCAGCCCATACCCTCCAGTCCCCCAGCCCATACCCTCCAGCCCCCAGGCCATACCCTCCAGTCCCCCAGGCCATACCCTCCAGTCCCCCAGCCCATACCCTCCAGTCCCCCAGGCCATACCCTCCAGTCCCCCAGCCCATACCCTCCAGTCCCCCAGCCCATACCCTCCAGTCCCCCAGCCCATACCCTCCAGTCCCCCAGCCGATACCCTCCAGTCCCCCAGCCCATACCCTCCAGTCCCCCAGCCCATACCCTCCAGTCCCCCAGCCCATACCCTCCAGTCCCCCAGGCCATACCCTCCAGTCCCCCAGGCCATACCCTCCAGTCCCCCAGCCCATACCCTCCAGTCCCCCAGCCCATACCCTCCAGTCCCCCAGCCCATACCCTCCAGTCCCCCAGGCCATACCCTCCAGTCCCCCAGCCCATACCCTCCAGTCCCCCAGCCCATACCCTCCAGTCCCCTAGCCCATACCCTCCAGTCCCCAGGCCATACCCTCCAGTCCCCCAGGCCATACCCTCCAGTCCCCCAGCCCATACCCTCCAGTCCCCAGGCCATACCCTCCAGTCCCCCAGCCCATACCCTCCAGTCCCCCAGGCCATACCCTCCAGTCCCCCAGCCCATACCCTCCAGTCCCCCAGGCCATACCCTCCAGCCCCCAGCCCATACCCTCCAGTCCCCCAGCCCATACCCTCCAGTCCCCCAGGCCATACCCTCCAGTCCCCCAGGCCATACCCTCCAGCCCCCAGCCCATACCCTCCAGTCCCCCAGGCCATACCCTCCAGTCCCCCAGGCCATACCCTCCAGCCCCCAGCCCATACCCTCCAGTCCCCCAGCCCATACCCTCCAGTCCCCCAGGCCATACCCTCCAGTCCCCCAGCCCATACCCTCCAGTCCCCCAGGCCATACCCTCCAGTCCCCCAGCCCATACCCTCCAGTCCCCCAGGCCATACCCTCCAGTCCCCCAGCCCATACCCTCCAGTCCCCCAGGCCATACCCTCCAGCCCCCAGCCCATACCCTCCAGTCCCCAGCCCATACCCTCCAGTCCCCCAGCCCATACCCTCCAGTCCCCCAGGCCATACCCTCCAGTCCCCCAGCCCATACCCTCCAGTCCCCCAGCCCATACCCTCCAGTCCCCCAGCCCATACCCTCCAGTCCCCCAGGCCATACCCTCCAGTCCCCCAGGCCATACCCTCCAGTCCCCCAGCCCATACCCTCCAGTCCCCCAGGCCATACCCTCCAGTCCCCCAGGCCATACCCTCCAGTCCCCCAGGCCATACCCTCCAGTCCCCCAGGCCATACCCTCCAGTCCCCCAGCCCATACCCTCCAGTCCCCCAGGCCATACCCTCCAGTCCCCCAGGCCATACCCTCCAGTCCCCAGCCCATACCCTCCAGTCCCCCAGCCCATACCCTCCAGTCCCCCAGGCCATACCCTCCAGTCCCCCAGCCCATACCCTCCAGTCCCCCAGCCCATACCCTCCAGTCCCCCAGGCCATACCCTCCAGTCCCCCAGGCCATACCCTCCAGTCCCCCAGCCCATACCCTCCAGTCCCCCAGGCCATACCCTCCAGTCCCCCAGGCCATACCCTCCCATCACAATAACATTCTGA